From the genome of Labrus bergylta chromosome 4, fLabBer1.1, whole genome shotgun sequence, one region includes:
- the klhl20 gene encoding kelch-like protein 20 encodes MDAKPMRRATSARQDATGMDITSRCTLGDPNKLPEGVPQPARMPYVSDKHPRQTLEVINLLRKHRELCDVVLVVGAKKIYAHRVILSACSPYFRAMFTGELAESRQTEVVIRDIDERAMELLIDFAYTSQVTVEEGNVQTLLPAACLLQLAEIQEACCEFLKRQLDPSNCLGIRAFADTHSCRELLRIADKFTQHNFQEVMESEEFMLLPANQLIDIISSDELNVRSEEQVFNAVMAWVKYSIQERRPQLPQVLQHVRLPLLSPKFLVGTVGSDPLIKSDEECRDLVDEAKNYLLLPQERPLMQGPRTRPRKPIRCGEVLFAVGGWCSGDAISSVERYDPQTNEWRMVASMSKRRCGVGVSVLDDLLYAVGGHDGSSYLNSVERYDPKTNQWSSDVAPTSTCRTSVGVAVLGGYLYAVGGQDGVSCLNIVERYDPKENKWTRVASMSTRRLGVAVAVLGGFLYAVGGSDGTSPLNTVERYNPQENRWHTVSPMGTRRKHLGCAVYQDMIYSVGGRDDTTELSSAERYNPRTNQWSPVVAMTSRRSGVGLAVVNGQLMAVGGFDGTTYLKTIEVYDPDANTWRLYGGMNYRRLGGGVGVIKMTHCESHIW; translated from the exons ATGGACGCAAAGCCAATGCGCAG GGCCACCAGCGCACGCCAAGACGCCACTGGAATGGACATCACCAGCCGCTGCACTCTGGGGGACCCCAACAAGCTTCCTGAAGGGGTCCCCCAGCCTGCACGCATGCCCTACGTCTCGGACAAACACCCCCGGCAGACCCTGGAGGTGATCAACCTGCTGAGAAAACACCGTGAGCTCTGTGACGTGGTGCTGGTGGTCGGCGCCAAGAAGATTTACGCCCATCGCGTGATCCTCTCTGCGTGCAGCCCGTACTTCAG AGCGATGTTCACCGGAGAGCTGGCAGAGAGCCGGCAGACTGAAGTGGTTATCCGTGACATCGATGAGAGAGCCATGGAGCTGCTCATCGACTTTGCCTACACCTCACAG GTGACTGTAGAGGAGGGAAACGTCCAGACTCTGCTCCCTGCCGCCTGCCTCCTGCAGCTGGCTGAGATCCAGGAGGCCTGCTGCGAGTTCCTCAAGAGACAGCTGGATCCATCCAACTGTCTGGGCATCAGGGCCTTCGCAGACACGCACTCCTGCCGTGAGCTGCTCCGCATTGCAGACAAGTTCACCCAGCACAATTTTCAAGAG GTCATGGAAAGTGAAGAGTTTATGCTGCTGCCTGCCAACCAGTTGATTGACATCATTTCCAGCGACGAGCTCAACGTGCGGAGCGAGGAGCAGGTTTTCAACGCCGTGATGGCATGGGTCAAATACAGCATCCAGGAACGGCGACCGCAGCTGCCCCAG GTCCTGCAGCATGTCCGCCTGCCGCTACTCAGCCCGAAGTTCCTGGTGGGCACCGTCGGGTCGGATCCGCTCATTAAGAGTGACGAGGAGTGCAG agACCTGGTGGATGAAGCAAAGAATTACCTGCTGCTGCCACAGGAGAGGCCGTTGATGCAGGGACCCAGAACTCGGCCAAGGAAACCCATCCGCTGTGGAGAAGTTCTGTTCGCCG TTGGTGGTTGGTGCAGCGGGGACGCCATTTCAAGCGTGGAGCGTTACGATCCTCAAACCAACGAGTGGCGGATGGTTGCCTCGATGAGTAAGCGGCGGTGTGGAGTCGGCGTCAGTGTTCTGGATGACCTGCTGTACGCTGTGGGAGGTCACGACGGCTCGTCCTACCTCAACTCTGTGGAGAG ATACGATCCTAAGACCAATCAGTGGAGCAGCGATGTGGCCCCCACAAGCACGTGTCGCACCAGCGTGGGAGTGGCTGTCCTCGGAGGTTATCTGTACGCTGTCGGCGGACAAGACGGGGTTTCCTGTCTCAATATTGTAGAAAG ATATGACCCTAAGGAGAACAAATGGACCCGTGTGGCCTCCATGAGCACCAGGAGACTGGGCGTGGCTGTGGCTGTGCTGGGGGGTTTCCTGTACGCCGTAGGAGGGTCTGATGGGACGTCACCATTAAACACAG tgGAACGCTACAACCCTCAAGAGAACCGCTGGCACACGGTGTCTCCCATGGGAACCAGGAGGAAGCACCTCGGCTGTGCAGTCTACCAGGACATGATTTACTCTGTGGGAGGGAGAGACGACACCACAGAGCTCAGCAGCGCAGAGCGATACAACCCCAGGACCAACCAGTGGTCTCCTGTCGTGGCCATGACGTCCAGACGGAGTGGG gTGGGCCTGGCTGTGGTGAATGGTCAGCTGATGGCAGTGGGAGGATTTGATGGAACAACGTATCTCAAAACTATAGAAGTGTACGACCCTGACGCCAACACATGGAG GTTGTACGGAGGAATGAACTATCGCCGACTAGGTGGAGGAGTGGGCGTTATTAAAATGACTCACTGTGAATCCCACATATGGTAA